Proteins from one Falco naumanni isolate bFalNau1 chromosome 10, bFalNau1.pat, whole genome shotgun sequence genomic window:
- the DEAF1 gene encoding deformed epidermal autoregulatory factor 1 homolog isoform X4 translates to MEDADSAAKQLGLAEAAAVAAAAAVAAAAAAAEGPKQQQQPPPQAAASESEAEPEPEEEEEEEEAEAAAQVTAVTVMAANAEHIEMGAEPLPSADEAAAAFAEVTTVTVANVGASADNVFTTSVANAASISGHVLSGRTALQIGDSLNTEKATLIVVHTDGSIVETTGLKGPSAPLTPGPQSPPTPLTTVQEKTGTKYNWDPSVYENELPVRCRNISGILYKNRLGSGGRGRCIKQGDNWYSPTEFEAMAGRASSKDWKRSIRYAGRPLQCLIHDGILNPHAASCTCAACCDDMTLSGPVRLFVPYKRRKKESEIPATPVKKDCPKNITLLPATAATTFTVTPSGQITTSGALTFDRASTVEATAIISESPSQGDVFTGATVQDTNVQQPCRVNHPEPHYPSYQDNCQISAFPEAALPTSHPKIVLTSLPALAVPPTTPTKAISPSVVNGLEVTEQRSWLYLEEMVNSLLNTAQQLKTLIEQAKQASSSFREAAVTQAKIQADVERKEARVCSKRP, encoded by the exons ATGGAGGACGCCGACTCGGCGGCAAAGCAGCTAGGCTTAGCGGAGGCGGCGGCAGTGGCGGCGGCAGCCGCAGtggcggcggctgcggcggccGCAGAAGgacccaaacagcagcagcagccgccacCGCAAGCGGCAGCCTCAGAGTCGGAGGCGGAGCCGGAGCCcgaggaagaagaggaggaggaggaggcggaggcggcggcgcagGTGACGGCGGTGACGGTGATGGCGGCAAATGCCGAGCACATCGAGATGGGAGCCGAGCCCCTGCCGAGCGCCGACGAGGCCGCCGCCGCCTTCGCAG aagtcACCACAGTGACAGTAGCCAACGTTGGTGCCTCTGCAGACAATGTTTTCACTACATCTGTGGCAAATGCAGCTTCAATTTCAGGACATGTGTTG TCTGGGAGAACAGCCCTCCAGATTGGGGACAGCTTGAATACCGAAAAGGCCACTCTCATAGTGGTTCACACAGACGGCAGCATTGTGGAAACCACAGGGCTAAAGGGGCCGTCAGCACCTCTCACACCAG gacCGCAATCTCCTCCTACTCCTTTAACAACCGTCCAGGAAAAAACTGGAACCAAGTACAACTGGGACCCATCTGTGTATGAGAATGAGCTCCCGGTGAGGTGCCGGAATATCAGCGGCATTCTGTATAAAAACAGACTCGGCTCAG gtGGCCGTGGTAGGTGCATCAAGCAAGGGGACAACTGGTACAGCCCTACTGAATTTGAAGCTATGGCAGGACGAGCCAGCAGCAAAGACTGGAAGAGGAGCATCCGCTATGCTGGGAGGCCACTGCAGTGCCTTATTCAC GATGGGATTTTAAATCCTCATGCTGCCTCTTGTACTTGTGCTGCTTGCTGCGACGACATGACTCTG AGTGGCCCTGTACGACTCTTTGTACCATATAAAAGGcggaaaaaagaaagtgaaataccTGCAACTCCAGTGAAGAAGGATTGCCCCAAAAACATCACTCTGCTTCCTGCAACAGCTGCTACTACAT TCACCGTGACTCCTTCTGGACAGATCACTACCTCTGGTGCTCTGACCTTTGATCGTGCATCGACAGTGGAAGCCACAGCAATTATCTCGGAAAGTCCGTCCCAGGGTGATGTTTTCACTGGAGCCACTG TTCAGGATACCAATGTCCAGCAGCCTTGCCGGGTCAATCACCCAGAGCCTCACTATCCGAGTTACCAGGACAACTGTCagatttcagcttttccagaaGCTGCACTGCCAACGTCTCATCCCAAAATTG tgttaacCTCGCTCCCTGCCCTGGCGGTGCCCCCCACGACCCCCACCAAAGCCATATCCCCTTCAGTTGTGAATGGGCTAGAAGTAACAGAGCAGCGGAGCTGGCTGTACTTGGAAGAGATGGTCAATTCATTGCTCAACACCGCCCAGCAACTGAAGACTCTCATTGAACAGGCTAAACAGGCCAGCTCCTCCTTCCGCGAGGCCGCTGTTACGCAAGCAAAAATTCAAGCTGATGTGGAGAGGAAAGAG
- the DEAF1 gene encoding deformed epidermal autoregulatory factor 1 homolog isoform X3, whose protein sequence is MEDADSAAKQLGLAEAAAVAAAAAVAAAAAAAEGPKQQQQPPPQAAASESEAEPEPEEEEEEEEAEAAAQVTAVTVMAANAEHIEMGAEPLPSADEAAAAFAEVTTVTVANVGASADNVFTTSVANAASISGHVLSGRTALQIGDSLNTEKATLIVVHTDGSIVETTGLKGPSAPLTPGPQSPPTPLTTVQEKTGTKYNWDPSVYENELPVRCRNISGILYKNRLGSGGRGRCIKQGDNWYSPTEFEAMAGRASSKDWKRSIRYAGRPLQCLIHDGILNPHAASCTCAACCDDMTLSGPVRLFVPYKRRKKESEIPATPVKKDCPKNITLLPATAATTFTVTPSGQITTSGALTFDRASTVEATAIISESPSQGDVFTGATVQDTNVQQPCRVNHPEPHYPSYQDNCQISAFPEAALPTSHPKIVLTSLPALAVPPTTPTKAISPSVVNGLEVTEQRSWLYLEEMVNSLLNTAQQLKTLIEQAKQASSSFREAAVTQAKIQADVERKEDHGLLGKFQD, encoded by the exons ATGGAGGACGCCGACTCGGCGGCAAAGCAGCTAGGCTTAGCGGAGGCGGCGGCAGTGGCGGCGGCAGCCGCAGtggcggcggctgcggcggccGCAGAAGgacccaaacagcagcagcagccgccacCGCAAGCGGCAGCCTCAGAGTCGGAGGCGGAGCCGGAGCCcgaggaagaagaggaggaggaggaggcggaggcggcggcgcagGTGACGGCGGTGACGGTGATGGCGGCAAATGCCGAGCACATCGAGATGGGAGCCGAGCCCCTGCCGAGCGCCGACGAGGCCGCCGCCGCCTTCGCAG aagtcACCACAGTGACAGTAGCCAACGTTGGTGCCTCTGCAGACAATGTTTTCACTACATCTGTGGCAAATGCAGCTTCAATTTCAGGACATGTGTTG TCTGGGAGAACAGCCCTCCAGATTGGGGACAGCTTGAATACCGAAAAGGCCACTCTCATAGTGGTTCACACAGACGGCAGCATTGTGGAAACCACAGGGCTAAAGGGGCCGTCAGCACCTCTCACACCAG gacCGCAATCTCCTCCTACTCCTTTAACAACCGTCCAGGAAAAAACTGGAACCAAGTACAACTGGGACCCATCTGTGTATGAGAATGAGCTCCCGGTGAGGTGCCGGAATATCAGCGGCATTCTGTATAAAAACAGACTCGGCTCAG gtGGCCGTGGTAGGTGCATCAAGCAAGGGGACAACTGGTACAGCCCTACTGAATTTGAAGCTATGGCAGGACGAGCCAGCAGCAAAGACTGGAAGAGGAGCATCCGCTATGCTGGGAGGCCACTGCAGTGCCTTATTCAC GATGGGATTTTAAATCCTCATGCTGCCTCTTGTACTTGTGCTGCTTGCTGCGACGACATGACTCTG AGTGGCCCTGTACGACTCTTTGTACCATATAAAAGGcggaaaaaagaaagtgaaataccTGCAACTCCAGTGAAGAAGGATTGCCCCAAAAACATCACTCTGCTTCCTGCAACAGCTGCTACTACAT TCACCGTGACTCCTTCTGGACAGATCACTACCTCTGGTGCTCTGACCTTTGATCGTGCATCGACAGTGGAAGCCACAGCAATTATCTCGGAAAGTCCGTCCCAGGGTGATGTTTTCACTGGAGCCACTG TTCAGGATACCAATGTCCAGCAGCCTTGCCGGGTCAATCACCCAGAGCCTCACTATCCGAGTTACCAGGACAACTGTCagatttcagcttttccagaaGCTGCACTGCCAACGTCTCATCCCAAAATTG tgttaacCTCGCTCCCTGCCCTGGCGGTGCCCCCCACGACCCCCACCAAAGCCATATCCCCTTCAGTTGTGAATGGGCTAGAAGTAACAGAGCAGCGGAGCTGGCTGTACTTGGAAGAGATGGTCAATTCATTGCTCAACACCGCCCAGCAACTGAAGACTCTCATTGAACAGGCTAAACAGGCCAGCTCCTCCTTCCGCGAGGCCGCTGTTACGCAAGCAAAAATTCAAGCTGATGTGGAGAGGAAAGAG